A region from the Hydra vulgaris chromosome 08, alternate assembly HydraT2T_AEP genome encodes:
- the LOC136083263 gene encoding E3 SUMO-protein ligase KIAA1586-like has product MTMLGRKSGVATKLTEVFPNIIVNDHTYFIEDLALIIDILEEFSILSNALQSRKITILKADQLIKRTIRAIELHKNYNFGIYEKKVQNLISSNEFKCIPFDYNNKFVSLPREQLLDSVAKNMKARLLSASHINMDEDKNENNDTDNYEKLVQFFEILDPSTWSLDKIMSPWLEGEDMVRKLCIILKFKVDVNDFRDFADANIQLKNVQLLNSILRAKKIASTIAISSSEAERGFSLMNLIASKLRTSLTVEHISNLMKNFFWGKLIANFDFIPFVKSWMNQNHRLATETKVRRRHNNDVSVNEQGI; this is encoded by the exons atgacAATGTTAGGAAGAAAATCTGGAGTAGCCACAAAATTGACTGAAGTGTTTCCAAATATAATCGT GAATGACcatacatattttattgaaGATTTAGCTTTAATAATAGATATCTTAGAAGAATTTTCGATACTATCCAATGCGCTACAATCAAGAAAAATTACCATACTTAAAGCTGATCAATTAATTAAGCGTACAATAAGAGCTATAGAACtacacaaaaattataattttggtatctatgaaaaaaaagttcaaaatttaatttcatcgAATGAGTTCAAATGCATACCATttgattacaataataaatttgtgtcTCTTCCCAGAGAGCAATTATTAGATAGTGTGGCAAAGAATATGAAAGCAAGACTTTTATCGGCTAGTCATATAAATATGGATGAGGATAAGAATGAAAACAATGACACTGATAACTATGAAAAATTAGTGCAGTTCTTCGAGATTTTAGATCCTTCTACCTGGTCATTAGATAAAATTATGTCACCATGGCTAGAAGGTGAAGACATGGTTAGaaaattatgtataattttaaagtttaaagtagaTGTTAATGATTTTCGTGACTTTGCAGATGCAAACATACAGCTGAAAAATGTTCAGTTacttaattcaattttaagGGCTAAAAAAATAGCAAGCACAATTGCTATTAGCAGTTCAGAAGCTGAGAGAGGTTTTAGCCTTATGAATTTAATTGCATCAAAATTAAGAACCAGCCTTACTGTGGAACATATATCCAAtctaatgaaaaattttttttgggggAAACTAATAGCAAATTTCGATTTTATTCCTTTTGTTAAATCTTGGATGAACCAGAATCACAGGTTAGCAACTGAAACAAAGGTAAGAAGAAGGCACAATAATGATGTTTCTGTAAATGAACAAGGCATATGA
- the LOC136083264 gene encoding histone-lysine N-methyltransferase SETMAR-like → MATQPTIIRSCLLYEFKLGRNATQAAKNICTAFGEGTVSERTAQKWFQRFSSVDESIEDLLRSGRPLLVDEDELKDAVESDSSQTCQELAVRFAVSVETIRLHLHAIGKAWKLSRWVPHKLSIDNKKQRLTICTSLLSRHNVEPFLDRLLTCGEKWIVYNNTKRCYHWLSPDDPIPKTPKPNLHERKVLLCIWWTTAGVVHYELLPTGQTITGLVYSAQLQRVHDLLLVKQPALVHRRGVLLLHDNARPHTARVTQDKLQSLGWESLPHPPYSPDLSPTDFHFFLSLGNHLKGQQFRDQDAVEMELKAFIDSKDREFFRSGINKLVLRWKKVLDANGDYFDE, encoded by the coding sequence ATGGCAACCCAACCAACAATTATTCGATCTTGCTTACTTTACGAGTTCAAACTTGGAAGGAATGCAACACAAGCGGCCAAAAACATCTGCACAGCATTTGGAGAAGGTACAGTAAGTGAACGCACAGCACAGAAGTGGTTTCAGCGATTCTCTTCGGTAGATGAGTCCATCGAAGACCTGCTGCGTTCTGGACGCCCATTGTTGGTTGATGAGGATGAACTGAAGGACGCTGTCGAGTCTGACTCCAGCCAAACTTGCCAAGAACTTGCAGTGAGGTTTGCTGTGAGTGTTGAAACCATCCGCCTGCATCTGCATGCGATTGGGAAAGCGTGGAAGCTGAGTCGGTGGGTTCCGCACAAATTGTCGATCGACAACAAGAAGCAACGGCTTACGATCTGCACATCACTCTTATCACGCCACAATGTTGAGCCTTTTCTTGATCGTTTATTGACATGCGGCGAAAAATGGATTGTGTACAACAATACCAAGCGTTGCTACCATTGGTTGTCCCCCGATGACCCCATCCCAAAGACACCCAAGCCCAATCTCCACGAGCGGAAGGTTTTGCTCTGCATTTGGTGGACTACAGCTGGTGTGGTGCATTACGAGCTGCTCCCAACAGGCCAAACCATTACTGGACTGGTCTACTCAGCACAGCTGCAACGAGTTCACGACCTGTTGCTTGTAAAGCAGCCTGCACTGGTGCACAGGAGAGGAGTTCTGCTTCTCCACGACAACGCGAGACCGCACACCGCTCGCGTGACTCAGGACAAGCTCCAAAGCCTTGGTTGGGAGAGTTTGCCTCATCCACCATACTCGCCAGACCTCTCCCCTACTGATTTCCATTTTTTCCTTTCCCTGGGAAATCATTTAAAAGGACAGCAGTTCCGAGACCAGGACGCGGTTGAAATGGAGTTAAAAGCTTTTATAGATTCAAAGGACCGAGAATTTTTTAGAAGTGGAATAAATAAGCTTGTTTTACGTTGGAAAAAGGTTTTAGATGCTAATGGTGACTATTTTGATGAATAA
- the LOC136083266 gene encoding testis-specific gene A8 protein-like, producing the protein MELTPNIYMFILMSSKDALQKIAKKTAATLEDAAIPNGAATPEGAAIPECAATPEGAATPEGAATPECAATPEGAATPEGAATTEGAATPEGAATPEGAATPEGVATPECAAIKGKNSYNF; encoded by the exons atggagctaactccaaacatttatatgtttatacttatgtcaagtaaagatgctttacaaaaaattgcg aaaaaaactgctGCTACTCTAGAAGATGCTGCAATTCCAAATGGTGCTGCTACTCCAGAAGGTGCTGCTATTCCAGAATGTGCTGCTACTCCAGAAGGTGCTGCTACTCCAGAAGGTGCTGCTACTCCAGAATGTGCTGCTACTCCAGAAGGTGCTGCTACTCCAGAAGGTGCTGCTACTACAGAAGGTGCTGCTACTCCAGAAGGTGCTGCTACTCCAGAAGGTGCTGCTACTCCAGAAGGTGTTGCTACTCCAGAATGTGCTGCTATAAAGggaaaaaatagttataacttttaa